One Lacunisphaera limnophila DNA window includes the following coding sequences:
- the prmC gene encoding peptide chain release factor N(5)-glutamine methyltransferase gives MLTVLEIIKRTTEFFDKRGVESARLNAELLIGHALALKRMQLYLQFERPLAEAELEKIRPLVKRRGNREPLQYIIGDTEFCGLKLKVDRRALIPRPETEYLVELITGRVTAPPERILDLGTGTGALALALATHYPAALVTAVDASADALALAGENAAALNLAGRVALVASDWFSAVPPTDRFALIVANPPYLTAAEVAEAAPEVREHEPHAALVAAADGCADLEVIIRQARTYLAPGGMLACETGIAQHARLRALAETAGYARTESLPDLTGRDRFLLAFV, from the coding sequence ATGCTGACCGTCCTCGAGATCATCAAGCGCACGACCGAGTTTTTCGACAAACGCGGCGTGGAGAGCGCACGGTTGAACGCCGAGTTGCTGATCGGTCACGCCCTCGCGCTGAAGCGGATGCAGCTCTACCTCCAGTTTGAGCGGCCGCTGGCCGAGGCCGAGTTGGAGAAGATCCGTCCGCTGGTGAAGCGGCGGGGCAACCGCGAGCCGTTGCAATACATCATCGGGGACACGGAATTCTGCGGCTTGAAGCTGAAGGTCGACCGTCGGGCCCTGATCCCGCGCCCTGAGACCGAATATCTGGTGGAACTCATCACCGGCCGGGTGACCGCGCCGCCGGAGCGCATCCTCGACCTGGGCACCGGCACCGGGGCCCTCGCGCTGGCGCTGGCGACCCATTACCCGGCGGCGCTCGTCACGGCGGTGGACGCCAGTGCGGACGCGCTCGCCCTGGCGGGGGAGAACGCCGCGGCGCTGAACCTGGCCGGACGCGTTGCGTTGGTCGCTTCGGATTGGTTTTCCGCCGTGCCGCCCACGGATCGCTTTGCCCTGATCGTGGCCAATCCGCCTTATCTCACGGCGGCGGAAGTGGCGGAGGCTGCGCCCGAGGTGAGGGAACACGAACCGCATGCTGCGCTGGTTGCAGCGGCCGACGGGTGTGCCGACTTGGAAGTGATCATTCGCCAAGCCCGGACCTACCTGGCTCCGGGCGGGATGCTGGCCTGTGAGACCGGCATCGCCCAGCACGCCCGCCTGCGCGCGCTGGCGGAGACGGCGGGCTATGCGCGCACCGAGTCGTTGCCTGACCTGACCGGGCGCGATCGCTTCCTGCTAGCCTTTGTGTAG
- a CDS encoding FecR domain-containing protein has protein sequence MSTRKLVLTFLSALLGLATMGIAQAQTTEATVTKVTGSANVTLPDGSSQAVTVGMKLPQGSEITTGDASQVIVNAHEGIVAVASSKTVIAISELSVSPNGTRNATIALKSGNLASSLDPTKKAINNYKVSTPKGVAAARGTTYSVSYNGGTLSVTVVAGVVQSFTLTGTSLGNTTSGNTSTTTDAGTTSQTLAQAIASEGAALGEALTALATSVASVGGADAVANVSAVVAQIATSAADSPAATAIVANATGSAAATLSQGSGGTAAAAQVVGAAVAASAKAGNTAAAGTIVATATTTTSAVSGGADAVAGIASAFSAEATTQAAQLGAPVTINVDNVTTAATNAVSTVTTTTNTPAVTVDTPPSSETPPATTEVVVPIITTPQPIDPGTISRS, from the coding sequence ATGAGCACACGCAAACTTGTCCTGACCTTCCTCTCTGCACTTCTCGGCCTCGCCACCATGGGTATTGCCCAGGCGCAGACCACCGAGGCCACCGTGACCAAGGTCACCGGTTCGGCCAATGTCACCCTGCCTGATGGCAGCTCCCAGGCGGTCACTGTCGGCATGAAACTGCCCCAGGGTTCCGAGATCACCACGGGCGACGCCTCGCAGGTGATCGTCAACGCCCACGAGGGCATCGTGGCCGTGGCCAGCTCCAAGACGGTCATCGCGATCAGCGAGCTGAGCGTCAGCCCCAACGGCACGCGCAATGCCACCATCGCCCTGAAGTCGGGTAATCTGGCGTCCTCGCTCGATCCGACGAAGAAAGCCATCAACAATTACAAGGTCAGCACACCGAAGGGCGTCGCCGCTGCCCGCGGTACGACCTACTCGGTCAGCTACAACGGCGGCACGCTCTCCGTGACGGTTGTCGCGGGTGTCGTCCAGTCCTTCACCCTCACCGGCACCTCGCTGGGCAACACGACCTCGGGCAACACGTCCACCACGACGGATGCCGGCACGACCTCCCAGACTCTGGCGCAGGCGATTGCGTCCGAGGGTGCTGCGCTCGGTGAAGCTCTCACCGCCCTCGCCACCTCCGTGGCCTCGGTGGGCGGGGCCGATGCCGTCGCCAATGTTTCTGCGGTGGTCGCCCAAATCGCCACATCGGCGGCCGACAGCCCGGCCGCCACCGCGATCGTGGCCAACGCCACTGGCTCTGCCGCCGCTACCCTCAGCCAGGGCTCCGGCGGCACCGCGGCCGCGGCTCAGGTGGTGGGTGCTGCTGTCGCCGCGTCGGCGAAGGCGGGCAACACGGCTGCCGCCGGCACGATCGTTGCCACAGCGACGACCACGACGAGCGCGGTCTCCGGTGGTGCGGATGCCGTCGCCGGGATTGCGTCCGCGTTCTCTGCGGAGGCCACGACCCAGGCGGCGCAACTCGGCGCTCCCGTGACTATCAACGTGGACAACGTGACCACCGCCGCCACCAATGCGGTGTCCACCGTCACTACCACCACCAACACGCCCGCTGTGACGGTTGATACCCCTCCCTCGTCTGAGACCCCGCCGGCGACCACCGAAGTCGTGGTTCCGATCATCACGACCCCGCAGCCGATCGACCCCGGCACCATCAGCCGGAGCTGA
- the prfA gene encoding peptide chain release factor 1 — MDQLPDILSFRRRLDELDAQMADPSFYTNPRKAADVTREQQGLRELTESHAAYERMGRDLAEHTKLVKDPKADPELRSLAQLEMPELTQQRETLKQKILLAMIPPEPTDSRNTVMEIRAGTGGDEASLFAAELYRLYTKYAEGRGWKIQPMSSSASDRGGLKEVIFLITGEQVYKQLKYESGVHRVQRIPVTEANGRIHTSTITVAVLPEAEEVDVQIDPQDLDISVMRASGPGGQGVNTTDSAVRIVHKPTGLMVYCADGRSQQKNKAQAMAVLRSRLLKLKVDEEQAKYAAQRRGQIGTGGRSERIRTYNFPQNRVTDHRIGLTLYSLPAVMEGNLDTVIAALQRADFEEKLALLTGGPLPVRAGDAGDDD, encoded by the coding sequence ATGGATCAGCTTCCCGATATTCTCAGTTTTCGCCGCCGCCTCGACGAGCTCGATGCGCAGATGGCGGACCCGTCGTTTTATACCAACCCGCGCAAGGCGGCGGACGTCACCCGCGAGCAACAGGGCCTGCGCGAGCTGACCGAGAGCCACGCCGCCTACGAGCGGATGGGCCGGGACCTGGCTGAGCACACCAAGCTGGTGAAGGACCCCAAGGCCGATCCCGAGCTGCGCTCGCTGGCCCAGCTGGAGATGCCCGAGCTCACCCAGCAGCGCGAGACGCTGAAACAGAAGATCCTGCTGGCGATGATTCCGCCGGAGCCCACCGACTCGCGCAACACGGTGATGGAAATCCGCGCCGGCACCGGCGGGGACGAGGCGAGTCTCTTCGCCGCGGAGCTCTACCGGCTCTACACCAAATACGCCGAGGGCCGCGGTTGGAAAATCCAGCCGATGAGCTCGAGCGCCTCCGACCGCGGCGGGCTCAAGGAGGTCATATTCCTGATCACGGGCGAGCAGGTCTACAAGCAGCTCAAGTACGAGAGCGGTGTGCACCGCGTGCAGCGCATCCCGGTCACTGAGGCCAACGGCCGCATCCACACCTCCACGATCACGGTCGCGGTGCTGCCCGAGGCCGAGGAGGTGGACGTCCAGATCGACCCGCAGGACCTCGACATCAGCGTCATGCGGGCCAGCGGACCGGGCGGGCAGGGGGTCAACACCACGGACTCGGCCGTGCGCATCGTGCACAAGCCCACGGGCCTGATGGTGTATTGCGCCGACGGGCGCTCGCAGCAGAAGAACAAGGCGCAGGCCATGGCCGTGCTGCGCTCGCGGCTGCTCAAGCTGAAGGTCGACGAGGAGCAGGCAAAGTACGCGGCCCAGCGTCGTGGCCAGATCGGCACGGGCGGGCGCAGCGAGCGCATCCGCACCTACAATTTTCCCCAGAACCGAGTCACCGACCACCGCATCGGCCTCACGCTCTACAGCCTGCCGGCGGTGATGGAGGGCAACCTCGACACGGTGATCGCGGCGCTACAGCGCGCGGACTTCGAGGAGAAGCTGGCGCTGCTCACCGGCGGACCGCTGCCCGTACGCGCGGGTGATGCGGGCGACGACGATTGA
- a CDS encoding CHASE2 domain-containing protein: protein MRRFPFKSLRALWWAPLACYGLAMLLNQTDLVRQFEWRTLDWRTRYRVPFQPPPDPRLHLVLFDDDTEANLVSWPPPRQWHGQLIELVSVAEAKVLAMDVFITSERDPESDQAMAAGVQAARERGMAVISGAVRSDFPTEATESTRLGPTQPIRQVVGDTSRFVSAQFAALPIPVLREVSHFGFVDVPKFGEERVVSASGIPRTPPMLVRIGDAVYPSLSLATVMHYFDVPADRVRVTVGEAIYVPTKDRELRIPIDERGCLFLNYRYEALDAESVFPALSYRGLLLGLMAKYVDPQIEAPAPPDLKGAIVMVGLFETGNADAGPSPRAEYTPLPLVHLNAINNILTGDYAHKVPENQIWGLAVLLGYLGLLVLADRSVLVLMGGAVLGAVAYVALALWAWVYASWWFDLIAPLVGFGGLQFVVIGRRIIEEQRSKQEIKGMFGTYVSPELVERMVQSGAKPQLGGHTEEITAYFSDIQGYSGFSEAMPPARLVELLNEYLTVCTDILQEEGGTLDKYIGDAVVAMFGAPVPVKDHALRACVTALRVHHALDELRQRWAAQGEAWPLSVRQMRTRIGLNTGLAVVGNMGSRTRFNYTMTSDDVNLAARMESGAKKWGAYTLCTEATKAACQAHGGDRVIFRPLGRIVVKGRAQAVPIHELVGLKEQVAAQTLDCLGLFGQGLDKYHGRDWVGAAELFRRSAELEPNQPSRSPGVTSNPSLVFQQIVADYRLNPPPPEWNGVYVMHEK from the coding sequence ATGCGACGCTTCCCATTTAAAAGTCTGCGCGCCCTCTGGTGGGCGCCGCTGGCCTGCTACGGCCTGGCGATGCTGCTCAACCAGACCGATCTGGTGCGGCAGTTTGAGTGGCGCACCCTGGATTGGCGGACGCGCTACCGGGTGCCGTTCCAACCCCCGCCCGATCCGCGGCTGCACCTGGTGCTCTTCGACGACGACACCGAGGCGAATCTCGTGTCCTGGCCCCCGCCGCGGCAATGGCACGGGCAATTGATCGAGCTGGTCTCGGTCGCCGAGGCCAAGGTGCTGGCCATGGATGTGTTCATCACCTCGGAGCGTGATCCCGAGAGCGACCAGGCGATGGCGGCCGGCGTGCAGGCGGCCCGCGAGCGGGGGATGGCGGTGATTTCCGGGGCGGTGCGCAGCGATTTCCCGACAGAAGCGACGGAGTCGACCCGGCTCGGTCCGACCCAGCCGATCCGGCAGGTGGTCGGGGACACGAGCCGGTTCGTTTCGGCCCAGTTTGCCGCCCTGCCGATTCCGGTGCTGCGCGAGGTGAGTCACTTCGGGTTCGTGGACGTGCCTAAATTTGGCGAGGAACGTGTGGTGAGCGCCTCGGGCATCCCCCGGACGCCACCAATGCTGGTCCGGATCGGGGATGCGGTCTATCCGTCGCTCTCGCTGGCGACGGTCATGCACTATTTCGACGTGCCGGCGGACCGGGTGCGTGTGACGGTCGGGGAGGCGATCTATGTGCCGACGAAGGATCGGGAACTGCGCATCCCGATCGATGAACGCGGGTGCCTGTTCCTCAATTACCGCTACGAGGCGCTGGACGCGGAATCGGTCTTCCCCGCGCTGAGTTACCGCGGCCTGCTGCTCGGTCTGATGGCCAAGTACGTGGATCCCCAGATCGAGGCCCCGGCCCCGCCCGACCTGAAGGGGGCCATCGTGATGGTCGGCCTGTTCGAAACGGGCAATGCCGACGCCGGGCCCTCGCCGCGGGCCGAGTACACGCCGCTGCCGCTGGTGCATCTCAATGCGATCAACAACATCCTGACCGGGGACTACGCGCACAAGGTGCCGGAGAATCAGATTTGGGGCCTGGCCGTGCTGCTGGGCTACCTGGGCTTGCTGGTGCTGGCCGATCGCTCGGTGCTGGTGCTGATGGGTGGGGCCGTGCTGGGCGCCGTGGCCTACGTCGCCCTGGCGCTGTGGGCGTGGGTGTACGCCAGCTGGTGGTTCGACCTGATTGCGCCGCTGGTGGGCTTCGGCGGACTCCAATTCGTGGTCATCGGCCGCCGGATCATCGAGGAGCAGCGCTCGAAGCAGGAGATCAAGGGCATGTTCGGCACCTATGTGTCGCCGGAGTTGGTGGAACGCATGGTGCAATCGGGCGCGAAACCCCAGCTCGGTGGCCATACCGAGGAGATCACGGCTTACTTCAGCGATATCCAAGGCTACTCGGGCTTTTCGGAGGCGATGCCGCCCGCCCGTCTGGTCGAGTTGCTGAATGAATATCTGACGGTGTGCACCGATATCCTGCAGGAGGAGGGGGGCACGCTCGACAAATATATCGGGGATGCGGTCGTGGCGATGTTTGGCGCCCCGGTGCCGGTGAAGGACCATGCCTTGCGGGCCTGCGTGACCGCGTTGCGGGTGCATCACGCGCTGGATGAGCTGCGGCAACGGTGGGCGGCCCAGGGGGAGGCCTGGCCGCTGTCGGTTCGCCAGATGCGCACCCGCATCGGGTTGAATACCGGTCTCGCGGTCGTGGGCAACATGGGCAGTCGCACGCGCTTCAATTACACGATGACCAGCGACGATGTGAATCTGGCCGCCCGCATGGAGTCAGGCGCGAAGAAATGGGGCGCCTACACCCTGTGCACCGAGGCCACCAAGGCGGCCTGCCAGGCGCATGGGGGCGACCGCGTGATCTTCCGGCCGCTGGGTCGCATCGTGGTGAAGGGCCGGGCGCAGGCCGTGCCCATCCACGAGCTGGTGGGCCTCAAGGAGCAGGTCGCGGCGCAGACCTTGGACTGTCTCGGCCTGTTCGGCCAAGGTCTGGACAAATACCACGGCCGGGACTGGGTTGGGGCGGCCGAACTTTTCCGTCGGAGCGCCGAGCTGGAGCCCAACCAACCCAGCCGGTCGCCGGGAGTGACCTCCAACCCCTCCCTCGTTTTCCAGCAGATTGTGGCCGATTACCGGCTGAACCCGCCGCCGCCGGAGTGGAACGGAGTCTATGTCATGCATGAAAAGTAG